The Mauremys reevesii isolate NIE-2019 linkage group 1, ASM1616193v1, whole genome shotgun sequence genome segment AGGggaaatataaaaggcaaaaggCATAGGAGGCTGACCTCATTTAAGGTAAAAGTCTCCACCCAAATGAAGGGATTTTTGTCACTTTCAGTGGGCAACCGGCTAGAGCCAGCCCTATTTTGCCTGCAGTCATGGTCTCTCCTCAGTGAGGCAGTTATTCTGAATGGTCTTTGTGGTCACCAGGACAGTGGCCCCCAGCTCTGTTGCTGGCAGTGGAAAGCCATGGTCACGTTCTTCGTTGCTGGCAGAGAGACCAGAGAGCTCAATGAcatcacttcctgtcccaccttGGAAAACTGGCTTCCTCTTTGAGAAAtctcctcttcctgctggccCAGCATGCTTCAGGGCGCCATTCACATGTGGGCATGTGGCCAGTACGAGATCATCTTCTGGCAGTTTCGGTCCCTTACAGGCCTGGCTTTCACAGGAAATGACACAGTCCAGGTTTTCTACAAGGGGAAAAAACCTGATTAATAATGCACAAGCCAGGGTGGGCTGTATAGCTCATGGCTGAGCTACCCCTCATGACATCATCCTGCAGGAGCACATGCAAGATGGAGATGGGGTGCTCCAGTGAAGGAGGGGGGTAAAGGGCCAGTGGATGTCACCAGAGGGCACTCCCTTTATTGTCAGCAGGCAGCTCCAACAACCATTCAGCTGTcagatcccctccccacccttagCACAAGGCCCTCAACCTTCACCCCAGCTGCCAAACTATTCTTGTGCTCCCAGTGACAAGTGGGAGAGGTGTGACAAGGAGGAATTCTGCCTTTCCCGCCTTCCAgagaccatgtctgcattagccaGGTTACACTGACAGTTTCCCTCCCAACCTGCGGAAGAACACCTCACATCCATGCTCAAAAGAGAGTCAGACGATTGCTCAGGAGGCAGCACTTGAGGTAACTTACCCCCAGATGTTGTGGGGGTAAGATCTGGGCTAGTCTGAATTGGACGCATGCATCACACTGACACAGCTGGAGCTCTGGGAGCGGTGGAACAATAAACTGCAATGCTGCCTTCTCTAGTGTAGCGAAAGCCCTGGCCCTAGCTACTAGCTCTGCTTCTTCTGCTGGCTGCAAACCTCTGGGGCATCACTGCAGGACGAGAGGAGCATGTCGGAGGGGAGGGGACACCATGGGGCACTATGCGGGGACAGAGATTGGAGTCTCTGGGTTGCTGGGTGAGGCTCTGCAGAGCAAGGAAGGTGTCTTTTGGGGGTGAGAGGAGAATGGGGTAAAGTGGGTGGAGGACATTTCTGGGGAAGGGTAGTTGGCTGAGATTGCAAGGCCTTACACTCAACAGCATTTCTTGGTTTGTTTATCTGTAACACAATAACTTTTGAACACCACCTCTGATCCAGGCCAGCATTTTGGGGAATGTTCCTGGCCTCAATGGCCAGACCTCTGTTGATTCTGGGGATGATCAGAACATCTATAGAGGGACAATGGGGAACACTTGGAGCATCTGTCACATGTGGGTAGCACCCACTACCATTTTGCAGCATGACAATACCCCTGCTCACCCTCCCATCAGCATTTCACATCTTGACACCCTGAATACAGAAGAGGAATAATTGCTCTCCCTGTGGGGTGGACAGGCAGCCAGCAGGGGAagccagagggagaggagagagaaggaggctttcttcatcccttcctccttcctAAAGTCCTGCCTCCTCAAAGCCTGCTCCAGCTGAGGGAGAGAGGGCACCGGCTGTCCAACCCTCCCTTACAATGGGCGGGGAAGGGAAGACAGGTGCTTTgtggagggagaagagagggaaGACACACAGAACCCCTGGCATGGGACTTTGCTGTGAGGGGAGGGAAAAGTGGGGGGAACAGAACCCCTGGCATGGTAGAGAGAATGGGGGACCCTTCTTTGGCGGGAGGGAAAAGGGGTCATGTGGGCACACAGAATCCCTGGTGGATGGGGGAAGACTGGAGGATGCTAGCATGGGGGCACACAGGGCCCCTAGTGGGGAGAGATTAGGGGGAGTTGCAGGGAGTTcctgaaatagagggggatgGGAAGGTGGCCCACTGGGAGCTTGTGGGGGGAATGGAGGGATGGTGGGTGAAATAAGCTTGGCCTATGAAAGCTATGTGCGACCCTCTCCTACTATGAGGGTTTTGGATGAAGGAGACATGGCTGGGGGTGTGTAAAAGGGGACCATCAGCCAACACACTAAGGAACTTGCCCAGCTGAGGGGGCTGTCATCTGTCAAACCGCCTCACCTGAACCAGTTTAAGGTAGCCTGAGTGTGGACACTCATACTAACAAGCCCTcacaggcatgtctacactataattaaaaactcatggctggcccatgccagctgactgggGCACAGAGACTATTCAATTGTGGTTTAGACATCTGGGCTCTGGCAGgcgcctgggctctaggacccagtgcgctgggagggtcccagagctcctgctaagatacaattaaacagcctcttagcctgagcccgagtcagctggcacgggccagccatgggtttttaattgcagtgtagacatactataAGAGATCTGCCAATGCCTCCCATGCAGCTGCCACCACCCCTTCAGTATTCATTTCTCTAGCTGGCAAGCCTCTCTCATGCACAAACCCCTCCCATCTACAGGTGATGGAGAGGCAGCTGCCTCTGTAGTTAAGGTCTCAGCGCAGGAGTGCAAGTAGGGTTGGCAAGAAATTTTTAGCAGGTATGGGGTACCGGAAAGACTTGGAGCTAGCCCCTTCCCCTCTGGAGGGGGGTGGCTGCGCTCTGCTCCTTAAAGGagctttgtttaagtttgttagcatatgtattgtgctgctacattggtcaggagtcctcaagagggaaggggtgtgtggggggggaacggaaggtgtttaaacagtgttttttattctgtttctcccccttggtctgaattatccatgacattcatactgcatcacatcaagtccaaatcattagaggactgcctctgcttgcactgaccagaggatgtttggattctgatgtcagcccagttctgcagcctgatGAGGATCAGGTGTTGTCCCCAGTGTACAtagaattcttctttgcagccaaactagtctaaaatgcattttgttaactggaactggagcagcaaaacaaagaaaacagatgCCCCGttttccagctttgtgggtgAGAGAACTATAAGTGAAGATTATGATGCCGGACATTGATGgctttaaaccagctgcctcagaaacctgccaagaactttgctgaaaatatgttcctcatcttAGCAATGGAGTTAAGGCTTATGACACATCTGCCCACCTTTATTTGAATGAAGCTCCTTCTGATTTGACAGCTcaggcattgtcagtttcatccagaacaatttacaaatTTGGAACCTAATCCTGAAAATCATTTGATccatcccactgaagacaatgggactatttgcatgagtaaggacCACTTTTGTGGTAagagtttcaggagtctgttctgTTCCCATAAAGGAAGTTGAATCTCCCATTGAAATGCAATGTATGGGTACAATACCATAATGCAGTTTAGGATACAGTTctacttaaaatttgtcttttaataagtcatacATATGCTGAAATAGCTCCTCACCCAACTTCCATATTCCATATAAACAAACTGAATACCAGGAGAGGAATATTTTAAGTTCTCTTTGGTCTAGGTGTGTGGTGTTTAAGATGTCACTGAAGCAGGGGGAACAGCAGCATGGTGCTGCAGAGTGGCCTCTGCCCATGAGGGAGTGCAGCTGACCCTGTTTCAGTTCCATTACAAGCCCAATCTTCACCCCACGTTAGTTtaggaaaataaaaagattttcacCAGCACTTTTTCTGATTGCTGTTAGGAtggtgtgggtgtccccccgttCCCCTCACATTTCAAGTCATTTAATGAAATGATACTGAAgttataattaatttaaaaattaccctttttagCCTCTCATGTCTCTGGACCCCTCGTTTACACACTTAAACATATGCACCTGTTGCTATTTTAAGTCTTTTGAAGCTTTCTTTCTAGATTGCATACTGAAGCGTTGTGTTTGTGGCAGTCAGGCTTTGGGATCAGGGCTAAGGGAATTTCTGATGTATGGAGTCTCATTTGAGAATGTTTAAactagggatcggcaacctttggcacacggcctgccagggtgcttacactggcaggccaggcctgtttgtttatctgccgcgtccgcaggtttggccgatcgcggctcccactggctgcgatttGGCATCCCGGGCCAacgggggtggcaggaagcgacggccagcacatccctcagtccgtgctgcttcccgcagcccccattgacctgggacggcgaatcgcagccagtgggagccacgatcggccaaacctgcggacgcggcagataaacaaactggcctggcccgccagggggcttatccTGACAgaccgcgggccaaaggttgccgatccctggtttaaaCTATAAGACTACTCCATGCCTCATACTTGCTACCTTATCTTGTCACTTCCAAACTCTTTCATGGATAGATTCTTTCACCTATAGCATTCTTAGTATTTTAATGTTTGTGACTTATTGCAGCAAACTTCACTCTAATTAATTAACTAAGTGTTCTGCCTGGGAGCTGAAAGGCCCCTGATGATCTCTCACCCTAGCTGCTGCTGATACTGAGAGGAGCACAGTCATGGAGCCAGCATCAGTATGCAGGGATGGCTTATCTGTGACATTCACGGGGaattttcccctccttccccccacccctgctgcacaGAAACTTAGAAGCAGAAGGGTGAAGAGAACAGGAAAACAGCATATCTTACCCCCTCCCCGGAAGCCTCTGACGTGCTCAGAGAGACATGAAATTATGCATGACAGTTTCTGAGAAGAGAGTGTGGGGTTGAGTCAGCACAGAGGCATAAGCTCCCAAGGGAAAAGAGATATGGCAACACCCAACCCAATAGTGGCCCTGCCTGACTTTTGATTAGGGAGCATGGCCCTTTTGTGGCTAGTAGGGAAGGGAGGGAAGCCCAGCAGCTCTGCTATACTTGAGGTTAAGACCAGCTTTCTGTGTAAAGCTCAGCTCTTCTAAGTGTTCTAAAATCTACATGGTTATGATTGCCTTGAAATCTGGTGTGCCTCCTGGGGGCACAACACTCTGTTAGTGATCCAAATTCACAGCCATTTGAGCAAGAGGTTCCCAAGATGCAGCCTCAGAAAAACAGCTTATCTTAAAGTTGAAAGATTCTGGCAACTTTTTTCTCATGGCTAGAGCTCCAACCAGGACTCCTGTGCTTGGGTTACCCCAACGGAGCGAGTGGCACCCATTACCCTTTGAGGGAAGTCAAATTAAAATGTTGTTTGAAAAACGTTTTGCTTTTCCCGTTAGACTTATCCCAAGCTTCCTGTGTTTGTTCTTGAGCATAATAGATTACACTGAGCATGCGCAGACAGAGGAGTTGGGTTCTCAGGTTTGATAGCCTTCAAACTTTCCCATGATAGTCAAAGGGATAAGCAGTAAATCTTTGAAGGTGACCCTCCCAGcccattagagagacaaggtggatgaggtaatatctttgattggaccaacttctgttggtgagggagatgAGTTTTCGCgctaacacagagctcttcagacaCTCCACCCAGCCCATGTCAGATTAGTCCAACCTTGGGCAGAAATCTGGGAAAAGTTGGGAGGCAAATTGCTAAAATCTGTCCGGGTTTTCTTTTATTTCAGGGGAATGTGAATGCttgctggcaggggaggggcacgTTCGGGGGTGGAGGAGTGCAGTGAATGGGGTGAGAGGGTTTGGGAGCTGCATTGAGGGAAGGGGGATGAGTGATAGGGGAGGTAAGGGCTTGGGGGCGGGATCTTGGAAAGAGGACATGGGGGTAAGCAGCATAGGGATTGGGGGAGCATAGGGGCAGGGGCTCCTGTCAGCCCCACATTCTTCcttactttgtgtgtgtgtgccatgatgtgggaggggagggagtttcaGCCCCTCTCCTTACCCCTATGTGAGCTGAGATCtggtgctccctgcccccccccccgcccccgccgtgGTATCTGAGCCCTGCACCTCTGTGTGCCAGGATCAGGAGGGTTGGTGGGGGGCTGCCTATCTTTGGTGATCTAACTCCCCATGTgtgccaggtgctgggggggaggggttctgctggagggtctgagcccctttTCCTACCCCCTCCCCTATGTGAATCAGGATGTGGGGAGCTTAGAACAGTCATACTTGGAGCATGTACCAAAACCACACTGCTTGATGCACATCAGAAAGTCCTGGCGGGAGGAAGGGAACACCTACTGCCATGGAGCAGTTCACGTGTCTCCGaattattgtttcaggctgtattCGTTCCCATTGAGTATTCTCTTTCATCTGAGAACATCTCAGTAAGATGAATGGACTACTTGACAACTCTCTGAGCTTGCAACTTTGAAGTTTGAAACCTACCCTGGACAGAAATCTGAGACTGAACTGTAAACATTTGGGGAAAAGCTGTCTCTCAAATTTTGTTATGTTTTTTGAGAAATGTAATCTGAGTACAGCAGAATATTCAGGAGATGATGAAGCTATATTTGAAAAGCAAATAAATTATAAATGCAAAtactccctgggaggggaggggtggaagagTAGGTCGTGATAGGTGGCAGAGGGGTTTGGGTCTGCAGTGAGATATTATGGGGAGGAGGATAAATGGGAATgtatgatgggggaggggagaagacagGAGCAATTGGGAGTAGTGGAGGAAGTTGGGGGAAGGGGGCTTCCCTTCTGTATGTGTGCTGGGATCGGAGggagccctgctccactccctgcCTGCTGTGTGTCCTGGGATCTGGGGACCCTGAGCCTGGTGGGGTGTCTGGGCCCCTTCACCTGTCTCTCCAcatgagctgggctgggagggatgAAGGGTAAcagatttaaacatctgaaatccGGAACACAATTAGCTAAAATATACATCACCCctatgtggggtgggggagagtggggtgcggggtctgggagggagttagggtgcgggggggggcggttccaacctggggcaggaggttcggggtgcgggctctggctgggcagtgcttacctcaggtggatCCCAGTCAGCGGCACAGTGGGGGTAAGGtgggctctctgcctgccctggctctgcactgctCCCCAAAGCAGCTGCCATGTCCAGCCCCTAGGCAGAGGCGCGGCTAAGCAGCTCTGTGCAGTGCGCACTGCcccacccacaggcaccacccccacagctcccattggacacagttcccagccaatgggaactgcagagctggtgctcggggcaggggcagcatgtggatcTTCCCTGATCGCCCCTGTGCTtcggggccgcagggacatgccagtTGTTTCCGGGAACTGCACAGAAgcagggcaggcaaggagcctgccttagccccactgcactgccgaCCGCACTTTTAATGGCCCCGTCAGCAGTGCTGATCGGAACTGccaaggtcccttttcgactgggtgttccagtcaaaaaccggatgcctggcaaccctaggtttGGGGCCGAAGAAGGAGACACACACTAGTCTTCTCTCCCACACTTAGTTACTGTAACAAACATAGTAAAACTGTCAAGGTTTTGGGACATAGACCGTGGATGAGATTTCTCTCACCAGCGCTGTTAGCAACTACACATTGCAAAGGCTATCCCCATTCCACTGGAACACAATATGCGAGGGGGAAGAAGCACCGAGGAACTGCATAGCAACCAGGTGGCCTACTGCAGGATTTTCCAAAATTGGGAATGTTTCAAAGGGTCGGTTGCATGGCAGCTCCtgtggctcctgtcccacagggctggctgggctcacctccctgctccaggcactacaacctctggggtcccagtgccactcaggtttggcccagatGTCATGATGATGGGAGCCTCgataggccaaatttgagtgagtctCACTGCAACCCCATGAGCCGGGTCAGAACTCCATTCACCAATTTGGTCCAGTCAGCAGGGCGgagccaaacctgagcagtgatGCCATCAAGTCCAGCCAGCCACAGCACAGGAGCTACTACCCACCAGGGGGCCAGGACCCAACCAAGACCACCCAGGGCTTCCACCCCCTGACTTTTTACTGGACCACGACAGGGACATAAACATTTACGAATGGGTCCTGAGcccagaaaggttgagaaccactggcctagtggAAACACCACTGTATTTAgactgttcctagctctgccactggcctgctgagtgaccctGGCaaatcagtttcccatctgtagaatggggataatgatgtaaAGTTCTCTGAGAGCTACTGATGAATTGCACAATATAAAAGCTGGGTCTTTTAATTATTACCTTGCCACAGTAGCATATAAACTGCAAACCTAGGTGAGAACACCTGTCTAAATGGCCACTAACTCCTACCAACAaacatttctctttctgtttAAAAATCTAGGAAATTAAATGGGGAAAATACATTGCCCCAGAGTGCAGGTTGGCCAGTGATAGctcatgcccttccagcatgctgagttcagcaaaactcagaCTTGAGAAAACCAGGAACTAGAGTTCAGGTAAACACCCAAACAACCTTATCTTCGCCGTCTTTGAGTGATGCCCCAATATAACCATAACACACACATTTGCGCTGTGTCTTTTTACTGTACTGGACAGGTGCTACCTGCATCTGCCCTATGTTCCAACACGGAGCTTACTCCCCTGACCTAATACCACACTTGAAAAATGTAATAACCACTCCATGCCCTTCTACAACCCCTTCACACCTGCACACAGGAAACCACCAAACCTGTGCTTTCCCTTACCAATCATTAAATCCACCAACAGCTCTCACATCCCACCTCACTACCCATGATACCCATGGCAAGAAGAGCCCAGTGTCCTGCTACTGACTGATGCAATTCTGTGCTGAAATGATGCTGACAGGACCCTCAAAGTCCACACGTGCACCTCTTCCTTTGATCACACACTGGGGGACTCAGACCCAGACCTCTTCGTATCACAATCACAGCTCCTTCAAGCTGCTCCAACGTATCCCTCTAATATTCAATATGGCTCTGACTAGCACAGTGAATGTAGCTGGAGCGCATGTAGacagtggcggatttagagttagtggggccctgtgctcagcttcatttttgaggcctctccttgggacccagccaagaaaaagaatatTCTGTCTTATCTTCCCCCCCTTACCCCCCCGcctccatttttcattctttttttcttcatcctcctcctataagtaataggaagtaaatgaaaataaagtgaaataccttgattgtttttgtagtctaacttatttttctacagaaaatctacttgaaaatcgctgagggtctcggtggaccCCTTAATGATCTTTCTAAATATTGTTTGTCCCATTAGTTAACTATTATAAACCACTTTGAATAAGagcactttataaaaaaaaatgtaaaaaagcgttggggtgtggggtctggccaggacttATGGTGCgagatggggtgcagggctgggggtgcagggtctgggaggaagttagggtgcaggagtaggctgggggttggggtgcagggtgggtctggccaggagttaggatgcaggagggggctcagggctgggacaggggattggggtgtggagcgcttacctggggcagctcccagttggtgcgaggggtgcaggtggggatgtggggtgcaggaatcagggtgggcagggggttggaggtgtgtgagagggtgcaggagtcagggctgcaAGTGTGTAAGGGGGATtcaggagtcagggagggcaggtggctgggggagtgtgagggggtgcagaagtcagggctgggggtgcaggctctgggagggagttagggtgcaggagtgggctgggggttggggtgcagggtctggccaggagttaggatgcaggagggggctcagggttgaggcaggaggttggagtgtggagcacttacctggggcagctcctatttggtgcgaggggtacaggtgggaatgtgtggggggtgctgcaggagctcctgtttggtgctcagggtggggaggagatgtggggggctgcaggagtcaaggctgggggtgtgggctggggtcatgggagtgctcccagccccctgccctgagtggctcacagcagggggctggggggtatgTGTAGGAGGAGTGCAGGGGGCACCATCTTTGCTCCTCTCTGACCCGAGTGCACAAATGGAGCTGAGATGAGGCCACTTGGAAAATTtcactcttaattttttttttcttgagagcTTCTGCAGAACTTAGTGGGGCCTCTGGAGAAGAGCTGGGACAGTATTTTGGCCTGTCTCATCTCACTCGGAGCCCAGGGAGGCCTCGTTGCCTTACAAAGACtaaaggaactcaatctatttagtttatggaagagaaggttaagaggtgatttAATCACGGCCAAAAGTGCCTACAGAGGAAGAAGGTATCTGAtgctagagggctctttaatctagcaggcaAAGGCATAAGCAGAGCcagtggctagaagttgaagtCAGTAGAGTCCAAACTGGAAATGAGGCACAACATTTTAAGGGATGGGTAATTGGAACAGATTATCAAgggatgtggtaaattctccatcactgagtcTGAATGTCTATCCAAATGATGTGgtcactggatgaaattctctggcttgtgttatactggaggtcagactagatgatccaatgatcccttctgcccttaaaatctatgaaataaAGACACCTACCCTTGGGCTTTTCATCAGggctcctcttcttcctctgccgcctcctcctcacTTTGCAGGTCAGCAATCCACAGAGTGCAGCCAGGACCAGAACTAGCCCCACTAAAGCAGGGATCCCAAATATCAAACCTGGGCCCGGCGCTGGTGCTTGGGTTGAAGTGGGGGCTACGCTGGTGTGACATGCTGTGGAGGGAACTAAAGCAAGACAGGCAGTGGTCAGCCCGAGGGGACATACTGTGCAGACTTGAGGACAGCAATCCTGCCCACGGGACCTTGGGTGGTCCCAGCTttgagctcaggggctggggagtTAAAACACAATGAATAATCCCAACATTTTCATCAAATGTGGAGCAAACTCCCTTCACAATTGTAATTCCCAACATCTACCCATTCTGCCTCCCTTACACAGGGAAGTAATAGACCCAGTCCCTCACCTTCTCTCTCCTAAAGGATTCTTATTTCACACATAGTGTGGATTGGGCACCTTTCATATTGcctgtcttttccatctctgggtTGGGttgagatctctctctctccctagcTGTTGGGGTCATATTCACCTTtctgtctctccctcctccccttccctggctGCCGGTGACTGTCCCATTCCTCCATTTTTCTTTTCCCCACGCCGCTTGGGATGAAGCTCCCCTACCTTCCTGAACCTGtctccaccttctctctctctcattcctgCAGTCCCTGGAATCTTTCCCTCCAAGAAGGATCCCCAATGGGTGCCTGATCCCCACCTAGGCAACCCAGAGGCTGCCGCTCTTCTCTTACTTGTGTCCTCCTCGGAGTGTCCAGGCAGGTCTGTGCACCTCACACATCCCTTGATCAAGGGGTCGAAGCACTGGGGAAGAAGGCAGGCAGTGTCCTGGTGTCTGTCTAAGCTTCCCCGCGCCATGTCCAAGTCAGATTCAAAAATCCTTTATTGCCCGGAAACTTAGACGAATGCTGCCCAAGTGTGAATTCACAGAGCCCTGGGACCTGTGTCCGAGGGAGATACAGTCTGTCAAGCTGTGTCTGTCCCTCGGGGGCTCCAGCTCTCTGCACTTCCCCCAGGCGGCCCTATatcagggggaggaggagaggaaatgtGCTGAAGGTGTCAGCCAAGCCTGCCCACGCAACACCCTCCTCAGCCCATCTCCCTCTCCCAACCTGCCCACCTAACAGCTCCATAGCCCATAGGAGCCACTACACCAGAGCTGACTAGTCCAATAACCTGCCTCCTGCCACACCAGAGCCAACCACTAGTTGATCATCCAGTCTCTCCTCCAGGGAGGAGCATTACTTGTAGAAGGAATCCAAGCAAGTGAAAGCCACAACTCAAACTCTTTCTCGGTCACTGCCCGCTAGTCCCATCCCTCTTGTGTTTTCACTTCCCTTTTCACTCACTAcatctcatctctctcaccaccaatttggttttggtttggagGCCTCACTTATGCCCTGCTTTGTGGCCCTCTCAGTTTCTGCTATTCACCCTTCTTTATCTGGCTTTGAAAGGATTCCCTTTCCAACCCAGGGCTTGTTTTCGCCTCATTACGGTGCGAGAGAGAGCATTTGGGGATCAGAGCTGTGGTTCCTGGGTTTATGACTCCACTTCTGAGCACAAGTATCAGTAAAACTAGAACTCTCCACATGGGCCTGTGCTTAACAAACACCCCCTCTCCTCCATAGTTCTGAGCTGCAGATATGTCTGAACATGGTGGAATAATACTCAACATCACGTGTGTTGTATTTGCTCATGTTAAACAAATtctttattttgcttcctttttgcAGCTAATCTGCCTATGCATTTCTACTGCACTTTTCTCCATGGAATCAGAGCACCTCCATGTCTGTTATTTTGAACTTGCAGCTTCTCCTACTATTCCTGTCTTGGTCTTCtctacacagctctgccaatgcacctgaaTCCTAACCTGCAGCACCCTCTGCTCTTCCAGTTCCTGACTTCTCTTGAGCAGCAATAGCCAATCATGCCAAACTGGATTTGTGATGTAAACAGCTGCTGGCTAGAATGAGACTAAGACCCTCAAAACTCATGTCACTTGTGACCTATGTCATAGAGGAACCCATGTCTggtccaaagcccagtgaaattaatggaaagactcctactgCCTTAAGTGTGCTTTGGTTCATGCACTTAACACAAACTCTTTTGTTGCATCAACAGCTCTTCCCTTCTTCTGCAACCAAAGCAACTGCAGGATGGATGTTTGTTTCACAGCAAGAGCTGTTATTCCAGTTGTTATTTGGTGAATCCTAGACCCTGGAGATGACAGAAACCAGTGATGTCCCATCTTCTCTCCTACCCctaaccctcccttgcttcttccCTACAGTATATTCTTTGTTGTTTTGTCCAGTCCTGTTTTAAATTACCCCAAGGATGGGATGTCTCCACTTTCTTTGGGGGACTCTTGTAGTTGAATAGATCTTAAATATTTCATGAAATCCACTCTAGCTTTCCCTTTGATCAGTTTCATCCACTTATTCCCTCATATCACTCTAAATAAAGCAACATAATTAATAGGAAAGAGAACATTTCTTCTCCAAATACACACTTTGGTTTGGTTCAGTTGGAAGGGAACCAGATGAAACTCCTCACAGGGACCCAGGATATCTGTTCGCGATTCTTGTCTGAT includes the following:
- the TNFRSF13C gene encoding tumor necrosis factor receptor superfamily member 13C, which translates into the protein MARGSLDRHQDTACLLPQCFDPLIKGCVRCTDLPGHSEEDTIPSTACHTSVAPTSTQAPAPGPGLIFGIPALVGLVLVLAALCGLLTCKVRRRRQRKKRSPDEKPKENLDCVISCESQACKGPKLPEDDLVLATCPHVNGALKHAGPAGRGDFSKRKPVFQGGTGSDVIELSGLSASNEERDHGFPLPATELGATVLVTTKTIQNNCLTEERP